The following proteins are encoded in a genomic region of Acipenser ruthenus chromosome 4, fAciRut3.2 maternal haplotype, whole genome shotgun sequence:
- the LOC117399809 gene encoding cytochrome P450 7A1-like isoform X2 — translation MRQGRHLDWKKFHFTASAKAFGHESMDPSDGYTTENLHQTFIKTMQGEALQTLTETMMENLQCVMLQSDTHKINSKDWVTEGIFAFCYRVMFESGYLTLFGKELNSQEDKNLARHEAQRALVLNALENFKEFDKIFPALVAGLPIRVFKSGHSARENLAKTLLHENLSKRHNVSDLISLRMFLNDTLSTFNDMSKARTHVAVLWASQANTLPATFWTLFYLIRCPDAMKAATDEVKKTLENSGQKASLNGHHISLEKEQLDEMPVLDSIIKEAMRLSSASLNVRVAKENFALQLDNSQSYNIRKDDVIALYPQLLHFDPEIYEDPLTFKYDRYLDENGQEKTTFYRKGRKLRYYYMPFGSGVTKCPGRFFALHEIKQFLSLLLSYFDMELSDKNAKIPPLDQSRAGLGILQPTYDVDFRYKLKCL, via the exons ATGCGCCAGGGAAGGCATCTGGACTGGAAAAAATTTCATTTCACTGCCTCTGCCAAG GCCTTTGGACATGAAAGTATGGATCCAAGTGATGGCTACACAACTGAAAACCTGCACCAGACTTTCATAAAAACAATGCAGGGAGAAGCCTTGCAGACCCTCACTGAAACAATGATGGAAAATCTCCAATGTGTTATGTTGCaatcagacacacacaaaatcaaCTCCAAAGACTGGGTGACAGAAGGGATTTTTGCTTTCTGCTACAGGGTGATGTTTGAATCAGGCTATTTAACACTCTTTGGCAAAGAACTCAATTCCCAGGAAGACAAAAATCTTGCCAGACATGAAGCACAGAGAGCACTGGTCCTTAATGCCCTTGAAAACTTTAAAGAGTTTGACAAAATTTTCCCCGCCCTCGTAGCTGGCCTCCCAATCCGTGTGTTCAAAAGTGGACATAGTGCCCGAGAAAATCTGGCAAAGACTCTCCTACACGAAAACCTCAGTAAAAGGCATAATGTGTCTGACCTCATTTCGCTCAGAATGTTTCTGAATGACACCTTATCTACTTTTAATGATATGAGTAAAGCACGGACCCATGTAGCTGTGCTATGGGCATCACAGGCCAACACGTTGCCTGCCACATTCTggactttattttatttgatcag GTGCCCAGATGCAATGAAAGCAGCAACGGATGAAGTAAAGAAAACTTTAGAGAATTCTGGCCAAAAAGCAAGTTTAAATGGCCACCACATTTCCTTGGAGAAAGAGCAGTTGGATGAAATGCCTGTATTAG aCAGCATCATTAAGGAAGCTATGAGACTGTCAAGTGCATCTCTCAATGTCAGAGTTGCCAAGGAAAACTTTGCATTGCAGTTGGACAACAGCCAATCATACAACATTCGTAAAGATGATGTAATAGCCCTGTACCCTCAGCTGCTCCATTTTGATCCTGAAATTTATGAAGATCCTCTG ACCTTCAAGTATGATCGTTACCTGGATGAAAATGGCCAAGAGAAGACCACATTTTACAGAAAAGGTCGCAAATTAAGATATTACTACATGCCTTTTGGCTCCGGAGTGACAAAATGTCCTGGACGATTCTTTGCTCTGCATGAAATTAAGCAGTTTTTGTCTCTTCTGCTTTCCTATTTTGACATGGAACTTTCAGATAAAAATGCTAAAATCCCACCCCTGGACCAGTCTCGAGCTGGGCTAGGCATTTTGCAGCCCACCTATGATGTTGACTTTAGGTACAAGCTGAAGTGTCTATGA
- the LOC117399809 gene encoding cytochrome P450 7A1-like isoform X1: MILSIALIWGVVVGLCCCLWLILGIRRRRPGEPPVENGLIPYLGCALQFGANPLEFLLCRQKTYGHIFTCKIAGQYVHFLTDPFSYHSVMRQGRHLDWKKFHFTASAKAFGHESMDPSDGYTTENLHQTFIKTMQGEALQTLTETMMENLQCVMLQSDTHKINSKDWVTEGIFAFCYRVMFESGYLTLFGKELNSQEDKNLARHEAQRALVLNALENFKEFDKIFPALVAGLPIRVFKSGHSARENLAKTLLHENLSKRHNVSDLISLRMFLNDTLSTFNDMSKARTHVAVLWASQANTLPATFWTLFYLIRCPDAMKAATDEVKKTLENSGQKASLNGHHISLEKEQLDEMPVLDSIIKEAMRLSSASLNVRVAKENFALQLDNSQSYNIRKDDVIALYPQLLHFDPEIYEDPLTFKYDRYLDENGQEKTTFYRKGRKLRYYYMPFGSGVTKCPGRFFALHEIKQFLSLLLSYFDMELSDKNAKIPPLDQSRAGLGILQPTYDVDFRYKLKCL; this comes from the exons ATGATTCTGAGTATTGCTTTGATCTGGGGTGTTGTAGTTGGTCTGTGCTGCTGCTTGTGGCTCATACTGGGAATAAGGAGACG GCGTCCAGGAGAGCCCCCTGTAGAAAATGGCTTAATCCCATACCTTGGCTGCGCCCTGCAGTTTGGCGCCAACCCTCTTGAGTTCCTTCTTTGTAGGCAAAAGACGTACGGGCACATCTTCACATGCAAAATTGCTGGTCAATATGTTCATTTCCTCACTGACCCATTTTCATACCACTCTGTGATGCGCCAGGGAAGGCATCTGGACTGGAAAAAATTTCATTTCACTGCCTCTGCCAAG GCCTTTGGACATGAAAGTATGGATCCAAGTGATGGCTACACAACTGAAAACCTGCACCAGACTTTCATAAAAACAATGCAGGGAGAAGCCTTGCAGACCCTCACTGAAACAATGATGGAAAATCTCCAATGTGTTATGTTGCaatcagacacacacaaaatcaaCTCCAAAGACTGGGTGACAGAAGGGATTTTTGCTTTCTGCTACAGGGTGATGTTTGAATCAGGCTATTTAACACTCTTTGGCAAAGAACTCAATTCCCAGGAAGACAAAAATCTTGCCAGACATGAAGCACAGAGAGCACTGGTCCTTAATGCCCTTGAAAACTTTAAAGAGTTTGACAAAATTTTCCCCGCCCTCGTAGCTGGCCTCCCAATCCGTGTGTTCAAAAGTGGACATAGTGCCCGAGAAAATCTGGCAAAGACTCTCCTACACGAAAACCTCAGTAAAAGGCATAATGTGTCTGACCTCATTTCGCTCAGAATGTTTCTGAATGACACCTTATCTACTTTTAATGATATGAGTAAAGCACGGACCCATGTAGCTGTGCTATGGGCATCACAGGCCAACACGTTGCCTGCCACATTCTggactttattttatttgatcag GTGCCCAGATGCAATGAAAGCAGCAACGGATGAAGTAAAGAAAACTTTAGAGAATTCTGGCCAAAAAGCAAGTTTAAATGGCCACCACATTTCCTTGGAGAAAGAGCAGTTGGATGAAATGCCTGTATTAG aCAGCATCATTAAGGAAGCTATGAGACTGTCAAGTGCATCTCTCAATGTCAGAGTTGCCAAGGAAAACTTTGCATTGCAGTTGGACAACAGCCAATCATACAACATTCGTAAAGATGATGTAATAGCCCTGTACCCTCAGCTGCTCCATTTTGATCCTGAAATTTATGAAGATCCTCTG ACCTTCAAGTATGATCGTTACCTGGATGAAAATGGCCAAGAGAAGACCACATTTTACAGAAAAGGTCGCAAATTAAGATATTACTACATGCCTTTTGGCTCCGGAGTGACAAAATGTCCTGGACGATTCTTTGCTCTGCATGAAATTAAGCAGTTTTTGTCTCTTCTGCTTTCCTATTTTGACATGGAACTTTCAGATAAAAATGCTAAAATCCCACCCCTGGACCAGTCTCGAGCTGGGCTAGGCATTTTGCAGCCCACCTATGATGTTGACTTTAGGTACAAGCTGAAGTGTCTATGA